From the Clavibacter phaseoli genome, one window contains:
- the xylA gene encoding xylose isomerase, with translation MALTPTREDKFSFGLWTIGYTGADPFGGPTRSDLDVVEGVERISELGAYGLTFHDDDLFAFGSTDAERQTQIDRLKGALSDTGIVVPMVTTNLFSAPVFKDGGFTSNDRAVRRFAIRKVLRNIDLAAELGAQTFVMWGGREGAEYDSAKDVRGALERYREAVNLLGDYVTDKGYDIRFAIEPKPNEPRGDILLPTLGHALAFIETLERPELVGVNPEVGHEQMAGLNFTAGIMQALYQGKLFHIDLNGQRGIKYDQDLVFGHGDLQNAFSLVDLLENGGVGGGRSYDGPRHFDYKPSRTEDITGVWDSAAANMRMYLLLKERAQAFRADPEVQEALAAAKVQEIYTPTLNEGESYDDILADRSSYEDFDAPSYFDAKGFGFVRLNQLALEHLMGARS, from the coding sequence ATGGCGCTCACCCCCACCCGCGAGGACAAGTTCTCGTTCGGACTCTGGACCATCGGATACACGGGGGCCGACCCCTTCGGCGGCCCCACCCGCTCCGACCTCGACGTGGTCGAGGGCGTGGAGCGCATCTCGGAGCTGGGCGCCTACGGCCTCACCTTCCACGACGACGACCTCTTCGCCTTCGGATCCACCGACGCCGAGCGCCAGACGCAGATCGACCGCCTCAAGGGCGCGCTCAGCGACACCGGCATCGTCGTCCCGATGGTGACCACCAACCTCTTCTCCGCGCCCGTCTTCAAGGACGGCGGCTTCACCAGCAACGACCGCGCCGTCCGCCGGTTCGCGATCCGCAAGGTGCTCCGCAACATCGACCTCGCCGCCGAGCTCGGCGCGCAGACGTTCGTGATGTGGGGCGGCCGCGAGGGCGCCGAGTACGACTCCGCCAAGGACGTCCGCGGCGCGCTCGAGCGCTACCGCGAGGCCGTCAACCTCCTCGGCGACTACGTCACCGACAAGGGCTACGACATCCGCTTCGCGATCGAGCCGAAGCCCAACGAGCCCCGCGGCGACATCCTGCTGCCGACCCTCGGCCACGCGCTCGCCTTCATCGAGACCCTCGAGCGCCCCGAGCTCGTCGGCGTGAACCCCGAGGTCGGCCACGAGCAGATGGCGGGCCTCAACTTCACCGCCGGCATCATGCAGGCGCTGTACCAGGGCAAGCTCTTCCACATCGACCTCAACGGCCAGCGCGGCATCAAGTACGACCAGGACCTCGTCTTCGGCCACGGCGACCTGCAGAACGCGTTCTCGCTCGTCGACCTGCTGGAGAACGGCGGCGTGGGCGGCGGCCGCTCCTACGACGGCCCCCGTCACTTCGACTACAAGCCCAGCCGCACCGAGGACATCACGGGCGTGTGGGACTCGGCCGCCGCGAACATGCGCATGTACCTGCTCCTCAAGGAGCGCGCGCAGGCGTTCCGCGCCGACCCCGAGGTCCAGGAGGCGCTCGCCGCCGCCAAGGTCCAGGAGATCTACACGCCGACGCTGAACGAGGGCGAGTCCTACGACGACATCCTCGCCGACCGCTCCTCGTACGAGGACTTCGACGCCCCGTCGTACTTCGACGCCAAGGGCTTCGGCTTCGTGCGCCTCAACCAGCTGGCGCTCGAGCACCTGATGGGCGCGCGCTCCTAG
- the mmsB gene encoding multiple monosaccharide ABC transporter permease has protein sequence MSSLSSVAGFLVSRLRQIGIFIALIAIVVLFQILTDGTLLEPRNVTSIVVQNAYILILAIGMVMIIIAGHIDLSVGSVVALIGAVSGVFAVNWGWPWWASILASLVIGGLIGAWQGFWVAYVGIPAFIVTLAGMLTFRGLAQIVLENRPITPFPDEYVSVGAGFLPDPSGGTSYLEWVTVTLGVLAAVFLVAQQLRERRARVKLNLEDEPFAWFITKLATIAILVLGITYLLASYQGTPIVLVILAVLVLVYTAVMGRSIFGRHIYARGGNLNAAQLSGINTKRVDFLLFVNMGFLAALAGIAFTARSNSALPGAGNGFELDAIAAVFIGGAAVTGGIGTVTGAMIGGLIMGVLNNGMSLLGLGTEYQQLIKGLVLLLAVAFDVFNKSRGSKSAT, from the coding sequence ATGTCCAGTCTCAGCAGTGTGGCGGGTTTCCTCGTCAGTCGCCTCAGGCAGATCGGCATCTTCATCGCGCTGATCGCGATCGTGGTGCTGTTCCAGATCCTCACCGACGGCACGCTCCTCGAGCCGCGCAACGTCACGAGCATCGTCGTCCAGAACGCGTACATCCTGATCCTCGCCATCGGCATGGTCATGATCATCATCGCCGGCCACATCGACCTGTCGGTCGGATCCGTGGTGGCCCTCATCGGCGCCGTCTCCGGCGTGTTCGCCGTGAACTGGGGCTGGCCCTGGTGGGCGTCCATCCTCGCGAGCCTCGTGATCGGCGGCCTCATCGGCGCCTGGCAGGGCTTCTGGGTGGCGTACGTCGGGATCCCCGCGTTCATCGTGACCCTCGCCGGCATGCTCACCTTCCGCGGCCTCGCGCAGATCGTCCTGGAGAACCGCCCCATCACGCCGTTCCCGGACGAGTACGTCTCGGTCGGCGCCGGCTTCCTGCCCGACCCCTCGGGCGGCACCTCCTACCTCGAGTGGGTCACCGTCACGCTGGGCGTGCTGGCCGCGGTCTTCCTGGTCGCGCAGCAGCTCCGCGAGCGTCGCGCCCGCGTCAAGCTCAACCTCGAGGACGAGCCCTTCGCCTGGTTCATCACGAAGCTCGCCACCATCGCGATCCTCGTGCTCGGCATCACGTACCTGCTCGCCAGCTACCAGGGCACGCCGATCGTCCTGGTCATCCTCGCGGTCCTCGTCCTCGTCTACACGGCGGTCATGGGGCGCAGCATCTTCGGTCGCCACATCTACGCCCGAGGCGGCAACCTCAACGCGGCGCAGCTGTCCGGCATCAATACGAAGCGCGTCGACTTCCTGCTCTTCGTGAACATGGGCTTCCTGGCCGCGCTCGCGGGCATCGCCTTCACCGCCCGCAGCAACTCGGCGCTCCCCGGCGCCGGCAACGGCTTCGAGCTCGACGCGATCGCCGCGGTGTTCATCGGCGGCGCGGCCGTCACCGGCGGCATCGGCACCGTGACCGGCGCCATGATCGGTGGTCTGATCATGGGCGTGCTCAACAACGGCATGTCGCTGCTCGGCCTCGGCACGGAGTACCAGCAGCTCATCAAGGGCCTCGTGCTCCTGCTGGCCGTCGCGTTCGACGTGTTCAACAAGAGCCGCGGATCCAAGTCCGCGACCTGA
- the mmsA gene encoding multiple monosaccharide ABC transporter ATP-binding protein, producing the protein MANHILEMRGITKTFPGVKALQDVTLEVTRGTCHAICGENGAGKSTLMKVLSGVYPAGSYDGDIVLEDEVVKFSSIRDSEKSGVVIIHQELALSPFLSIAENIFLGNEISKGGFIDWNATNVEASKLLARVGLSDNPATKIADIGVGKQQLVEIAKALSKEVKLLILDEPTAALNDEDSAHLLDLIKHLKGQGITSIIISHKLNEIKAIADAVTIIRDGKTIETLDLGRDSISEERIIKGMVGRDLQSRYPDRTPDIGEEILRIEDWTVHHPQEHSRVIVDHANLNVRAGEVVGIAGLMGAGRTELAMSVFGRSYGANISGKLYKRGKEIQAKTVGEAIKHGLAYATEDRKHYGLNLIDDIKRNVSGAALEKLAKAGWVDANQEYVVADGYRKSMNIKAPSVGAITGKLSGGNQQKVVLSKWMFSDPDVLILDEPTRGIDVGAKYEIYTIINALAAQGKAVIVISSELPELLGICDRIYALSAGRITGQLPIAEATPESLMTYMTKEKE; encoded by the coding sequence ATGGCCAACCACATTCTCGAGATGCGCGGCATCACCAAGACGTTCCCCGGCGTCAAGGCGCTGCAGGACGTCACTCTCGAGGTCACGCGCGGCACGTGCCACGCGATCTGCGGCGAGAACGGCGCGGGCAAGTCGACCCTGATGAAGGTCCTGTCCGGCGTGTACCCGGCCGGCTCCTACGACGGCGACATCGTCCTCGAGGACGAGGTCGTCAAGTTCTCCAGCATCCGCGACAGCGAGAAGTCGGGCGTGGTGATCATCCACCAGGAGCTCGCGCTGAGCCCCTTCCTCTCCATCGCGGAGAACATCTTCCTCGGCAACGAGATCTCCAAGGGCGGCTTCATCGACTGGAACGCCACCAACGTGGAGGCGTCGAAGCTCCTCGCCCGCGTCGGGCTGAGCGACAACCCGGCCACCAAGATCGCCGACATCGGCGTGGGCAAGCAGCAGCTCGTGGAGATCGCGAAGGCCCTCTCCAAGGAGGTGAAGCTCCTCATCCTCGACGAGCCCACCGCGGCGCTCAACGACGAGGACTCCGCCCACCTGCTCGACCTGATCAAGCACCTCAAGGGCCAGGGCATCACTAGCATCATCATCAGCCACAAGCTGAACGAGATCAAGGCGATCGCCGACGCGGTGACGATCATCCGCGACGGCAAGACGATCGAGACCCTCGACCTCGGGCGGGACTCCATCAGCGAGGAGCGCATCATCAAGGGCATGGTCGGCCGCGACCTCCAGAGCCGCTACCCCGACCGCACGCCGGACATCGGCGAGGAGATCCTGCGCATCGAGGACTGGACGGTCCATCACCCCCAGGAGCACTCGCGCGTCATCGTCGACCACGCCAACCTCAACGTCCGCGCGGGCGAGGTCGTCGGCATCGCCGGCCTCATGGGCGCGGGCCGCACCGAGCTCGCGATGAGCGTCTTCGGCCGCTCCTACGGCGCGAACATCTCCGGCAAGCTCTACAAGCGCGGCAAGGAGATCCAGGCCAAGACGGTCGGCGAGGCCATCAAGCACGGCCTGGCCTACGCCACCGAGGACCGCAAGCACTACGGCCTCAACCTCATCGACGACATCAAGCGCAACGTCTCCGGCGCCGCGCTCGAGAAGCTCGCGAAGGCGGGCTGGGTCGACGCGAACCAGGAGTACGTGGTGGCCGACGGCTACCGGAAGTCGATGAACATCAAGGCCCCGAGCGTGGGCGCCATCACGGGGAAGCTCTCCGGCGGCAACCAGCAGAAGGTCGTCCTCTCCAAGTGGATGTTCTCCGACCCGGACGTGCTGATCCTCGACGAGCCCACCCGCGGCATCGACGTCGGCGCCAAGTACGAGATCTACACGATCATCAACGCGCTCGCCGCGCAGGGGAAGGCCGTCATCGTCATCTCCAGCGAGCTGCCCGAGCTGCTCGGCATCTGCGACCGGATCTACGCCCTCTCCGCCGGGCGCATCACGGGACAGCTGCCGATCGCCGAGGCGACCCCCGAGAGCCTCATGACCTACATGACCAAGGAAAAGGAATAG
- a CDS encoding sugar-binding protein: protein MKMKKVLVGIAATSIALSLAACSGGSGGGRGGSAGGTEDNKGALVGVAMPTKTSERWVDDGNNVNDQLTKLGYKVDLQYANDKVQDQISQIETMLNKGAKALIVASIDGTALTQVLKTAADDGVKVIAYDRLINGTEDVDYYTTFDNEQVGVLQGNSLLQGLGLVDADGKATGSTEKKTIEIFAGSPDDNNAQFFYDGAMGVLKPFLDSGQVTIGSGQSDFSQVAIQQWKQEGAQARMENLLSGSYPGGAKPDGVLSPYDGLSRGIIQALTSAGVASDAMPIITGQDGEKASDKLILDGVQYSTIFKDTRLLGKEAVTMVDTLLTGGTPDAPDTYNNKVKDVPTKQFAPVVVTKDNLVEVIVDSGYYTQDEIDKGE from the coding sequence GTGAAGATGAAGAAGGTCCTCGTCGGCATCGCCGCCACGAGCATCGCCCTCTCCCTCGCCGCCTGCTCCGGCGGCTCCGGCGGAGGCCGCGGCGGCAGCGCCGGCGGCACCGAGGACAACAAGGGCGCCCTCGTCGGCGTCGCCATGCCCACCAAGACGAGCGAGCGCTGGGTCGACGACGGCAACAACGTCAACGACCAGCTCACCAAGCTCGGCTACAAGGTCGACCTGCAGTACGCGAACGACAAGGTGCAGGACCAGATCTCGCAGATCGAGACGATGCTCAACAAGGGCGCCAAGGCGCTCATCGTCGCGTCGATCGACGGCACCGCGCTGACCCAGGTCCTCAAGACCGCGGCCGACGACGGCGTCAAGGTCATCGCGTACGACCGACTGATCAACGGCACCGAGGACGTCGACTACTACACGACGTTCGACAACGAGCAGGTCGGCGTGCTCCAGGGCAACTCCCTCCTGCAGGGCCTCGGCCTCGTGGACGCCGACGGCAAGGCCACCGGCAGCACCGAGAAGAAGACGATCGAGATCTTCGCCGGCAGCCCGGACGACAACAACGCGCAGTTCTTCTACGACGGCGCGATGGGCGTCCTGAAGCCGTTCCTCGACTCCGGCCAGGTCACGATCGGCTCCGGCCAGTCGGACTTCAGCCAGGTCGCGATCCAGCAGTGGAAGCAGGAGGGCGCCCAGGCCCGCATGGAGAACCTGCTCTCCGGCTCGTACCCCGGCGGCGCCAAGCCGGACGGCGTCCTGTCGCCCTACGACGGCCTGTCGCGCGGCATCATCCAGGCCCTGACCTCGGCCGGCGTCGCCAGCGACGCCATGCCGATCATCACCGGCCAGGACGGCGAGAAGGCGTCCGACAAGCTCATCCTCGACGGCGTCCAGTACTCGACGATCTTCAAGGACACGCGCCTGCTCGGCAAGGAGGCCGTCACGATGGTCGACACCCTGCTCACCGGCGGCACGCCGGACGCGCCCGACACCTACAACAACAAGGTGAAGGACGTCCCCACGAAGCAGTTCGCCCCGGTCGTCGTGACCAAGGACAACCTCGTCGAGGTCATCGTGGACAGCGGCTACTACACGCAGGACGAGATCGACAAGGGCGAGTAG
- the araA gene encoding L-arabinose isomerase, with product MSRITPALDHYEVWFLTGSQNLYGEETLQQVAEQSQEIARQLEEASDIPVRVVWKPVLKDSDSIRRMALEANASDRTIGLIAWMHTFSPAKMWIQGLDALQKPFLHLHTQANVALPWSSIDMDFMNLNQAAHGDREFGYIQSRLGVVRKTVVGHVSTESVRQSIGTWMRAAAGWAAVHELKVARFGDNMRNVAVTEGDKTEAELKFGVSVNTWGVNDLVERVDAATDAEIDALVDEYERLYDIQPELQRGGERHESLRYGAAIEVGLRSFLEEGGFGAFTTSFEDLGGLRQLPGLAVQRLMAEGYGFGAEGDWKTAVLIRAAKVMGAGLPGGASLMEDYTYHLVPGEEKILGAHMLEICPTLTTGRPSLEIHPLGIGGREDPVRLVFDTDPGPAVVVAMSDMRDRFRIVANVVEVVPLDEPLPNLPVARAVWKPAPDLATSAAAWLTAGAAHHTVMSTQVGVEVFEDFAEIARTELLVIDEDTTLKGFTKEVRWNQAYHRLAQGL from the coding sequence GTGAGCCGCATCACCCCCGCCCTCGACCACTACGAGGTCTGGTTCCTGACCGGCAGCCAGAACCTCTACGGCGAGGAGACGCTCCAGCAGGTCGCCGAGCAGTCGCAGGAGATCGCCCGGCAGCTGGAGGAGGCGTCGGACATCCCCGTCCGCGTCGTGTGGAAGCCCGTCCTCAAGGACTCCGACAGCATCCGCCGCATGGCCCTCGAGGCCAACGCGAGCGACCGGACCATCGGCCTCATCGCGTGGATGCACACGTTCAGCCCCGCGAAGATGTGGATCCAGGGCCTCGACGCCCTGCAGAAGCCCTTCCTGCACCTGCACACGCAGGCCAACGTCGCGCTGCCGTGGAGCAGCATCGACATGGACTTCATGAACCTCAACCAGGCCGCGCACGGCGACCGGGAGTTCGGCTACATCCAGTCGCGCCTCGGCGTCGTCCGCAAGACGGTCGTCGGCCACGTGAGCACCGAGTCCGTGCGGCAGAGCATCGGCACGTGGATGCGCGCCGCCGCCGGCTGGGCCGCCGTGCACGAGCTCAAGGTCGCGCGCTTCGGCGACAACATGCGCAACGTCGCGGTCACCGAGGGCGACAAGACGGAGGCTGAGCTCAAGTTCGGCGTCAGCGTGAACACGTGGGGCGTCAACGACCTCGTCGAGCGCGTGGACGCGGCGACCGACGCCGAGATCGACGCGCTGGTCGACGAGTACGAGCGCCTCTACGACATCCAGCCCGAACTGCAGCGCGGCGGGGAGCGCCACGAGTCGCTCCGCTACGGCGCGGCCATCGAGGTCGGGCTCCGCTCGTTCCTCGAGGAGGGCGGCTTCGGCGCGTTCACCACGAGCTTCGAGGACCTCGGCGGCCTCCGCCAGCTCCCCGGCCTCGCCGTCCAGCGCCTCATGGCGGAGGGCTACGGCTTCGGCGCCGAGGGCGACTGGAAGACGGCGGTGCTGATCCGCGCGGCGAAGGTCATGGGCGCGGGTCTCCCCGGTGGCGCGAGCCTCATGGAGGACTACACGTACCACCTCGTCCCCGGCGAGGAGAAGATCCTGGGCGCGCACATGCTCGAGATCTGCCCCACGCTCACGACGGGCCGACCGAGCCTCGAGATCCACCCGCTCGGCATCGGCGGCCGCGAGGACCCGGTGCGCCTCGTCTTCGACACCGACCCCGGCCCCGCGGTCGTCGTCGCCATGTCGGACATGCGCGACCGCTTCCGCATCGTCGCGAACGTCGTGGAGGTCGTCCCGCTCGACGAGCCGCTCCCGAACCTGCCCGTCGCCCGCGCCGTGTGGAAGCCCGCACCGGACCTCGCGACGAGCGCCGCGGCCTGGCTCACCGCCGGGGCCGCCCACCACACGGTCATGAGCACGCAGGTCGGCGTCGAGGTCTTCGAGGACTTCGCCGAGATCGCGCGCACCGAGCTCCTCGTCATCGACGAGGACACGACCCTCAAGGGTTTCACCAAGGAAGTCCGCTGGAACCAGGCGTACCACCGCCTGGCCCAGGGCCTGTAA
- a CDS encoding L-ribulose-5-phosphate 4-epimerase: protein MSTYAPEIEVAVARVRSEVSRLHAELVRYGLVVWTGGNVSGRVPGADLFVIKPSGVSYDDLSPENMILCDLDGNVIPDTPGSRNAPSSDTAAHAYVYRNMPEVGGVVHTHSTYAVAWAARREPIPCVITAMADEFGGEIPVGPFAIIGDDSIGRGIVETLTGHRSRAVLMAGHGPFTIGKDAKDAVKAAVMVEDVARTVHISRQLGTPAPLPAEAVDSLFDRYQNVYGQAPQGALK, encoded by the coding sequence GTGAGCACCTACGCCCCCGAGATCGAGGTCGCGGTCGCCCGCGTCCGCTCCGAGGTCTCCCGGCTGCACGCCGAGCTCGTGCGCTACGGGCTCGTGGTCTGGACCGGCGGCAACGTCTCCGGCCGCGTCCCCGGCGCCGACCTCTTCGTCATCAAGCCGTCGGGCGTCTCCTACGACGACCTCAGCCCCGAGAACATGATCCTCTGCGACCTCGACGGGAACGTGATCCCGGACACCCCCGGCTCGCGCAACGCCCCCTCGAGCGACACCGCGGCGCACGCGTACGTCTACCGCAACATGCCCGAGGTGGGCGGCGTGGTCCACACGCACTCCACCTACGCGGTGGCGTGGGCGGCGCGGCGCGAGCCCATCCCGTGCGTCATCACCGCGATGGCGGACGAGTTCGGCGGCGAGATCCCCGTCGGCCCGTTCGCGATCATCGGCGACGACTCGATCGGCCGCGGCATCGTCGAGACGCTCACCGGGCACCGCTCGCGCGCCGTCCTGATGGCGGGCCACGGCCCCTTCACCATCGGCAAGGACGCGAAGGACGCCGTGAAGGCGGCCGTCATGGTCGAGGACGTGGCGCGCACCGTGCACATCTCCCGCCAGCTCGGCACGCCTGCGCCCCTCCCCGCCGAGGCCGTCGACTCCCTGTTCGACCGCTACCAGAACGTCTACGGACAAGCACCCCAAGGAGCCCTGAAGTGA
- the araB gene encoding ribulokinase, whose amino-acid sequence MPSAPVSTAAEAQPGVETESYVIGVDYGTLSGRAVVVRVSDGVELGSGVLDYPHAVMDDTLAATGAQLPPEWALQVPSDYVDVLKQAVPAAIREAGIDPARVIGIGTDFTACTMVPTLADGTPLNEVEGYADRPHAYVKLWKHHAAQSHADRINALAEERGEEWLARYGGLISSEWEFAKGLQLLEEDPELYGLMEHWVEAADWIVWQLTGSYVRNACTAGYKGILQDGEYPTREFLGALNPDFASFAEDKVAHEIGQLGSAAGTLSAEAAAWTGLPEGIAVAVGNVDAHVTAPVARAVEPGQMVAIMGTSTCHVMNSDVLTEVPGMCGVVDGGIVSGLYGYEAGQSGVGDIFAWYVKNQVPPRYAEEAAAAGKSVHQHLTDLAADQPVGGHGLVALDWHSGNRSVLVDHELSGLVVGTTLTTRTEEVYRALLEATAFGTRKIVETFAASGVPVTEFIVAGGLLKNAFLMQAYSDILRLPISVITSEQGPALGSAIHAAVAAGAYPDVRVAGDAMGKVERGRYQPSEERALAYDRLYEEYSTLHDYFGRGANDVMKRLKSLKREARA is encoded by the coding sequence GTGCCCAGCGCCCCCGTGAGCACCGCAGCCGAGGCCCAGCCCGGCGTGGAGACCGAGAGCTACGTCATCGGGGTCGACTACGGCACCCTCTCCGGCCGCGCGGTCGTGGTCCGTGTCTCGGACGGCGTCGAGCTCGGCTCCGGCGTCCTCGACTACCCGCACGCGGTGATGGACGACACGCTCGCCGCCACGGGCGCGCAGCTGCCGCCCGAGTGGGCCCTGCAGGTCCCGAGCGACTACGTCGACGTGCTCAAGCAGGCCGTCCCCGCCGCCATCCGCGAGGCCGGCATCGACCCCGCGCGGGTCATCGGCATCGGCACCGACTTCACGGCATGCACCATGGTCCCCACCCTCGCCGACGGCACGCCGCTCAACGAGGTCGAGGGGTACGCCGACCGCCCGCACGCCTACGTCAAGCTCTGGAAGCACCACGCCGCGCAGTCGCACGCCGACCGCATCAACGCGCTGGCCGAGGAGCGGGGCGAGGAGTGGCTGGCCCGCTACGGCGGGCTCATCTCCAGCGAGTGGGAGTTCGCCAAGGGCCTCCAGCTGCTCGAGGAGGACCCGGAGCTGTACGGCCTCATGGAGCACTGGGTCGAGGCGGCCGACTGGATCGTCTGGCAGCTCACCGGCAGCTACGTCCGCAACGCCTGCACCGCCGGCTACAAGGGCATCCTCCAGGACGGCGAGTACCCGACCCGCGAGTTCCTCGGCGCGCTCAACCCCGACTTCGCGTCCTTCGCGGAGGACAAGGTCGCGCACGAGATCGGCCAGCTCGGATCCGCCGCCGGCACGCTCTCCGCCGAAGCCGCCGCCTGGACGGGCCTGCCCGAGGGCATCGCGGTCGCGGTCGGCAACGTCGACGCGCACGTCACGGCCCCCGTCGCCCGCGCCGTCGAGCCCGGCCAGATGGTCGCGATCATGGGCACGAGCACGTGCCACGTCATGAACAGCGACGTGCTCACCGAGGTCCCCGGCATGTGCGGCGTCGTCGACGGCGGCATCGTCTCGGGGCTCTACGGCTACGAGGCCGGCCAGTCCGGCGTCGGCGACATCTTCGCGTGGTACGTGAAGAACCAGGTGCCCCCGCGCTACGCCGAGGAGGCCGCGGCCGCCGGCAAGAGCGTCCACCAGCACCTCACCGACCTCGCGGCCGACCAGCCCGTCGGCGGCCACGGCCTCGTCGCGCTCGACTGGCACTCCGGCAACCGCTCGGTGCTCGTCGACCACGAGCTCTCCGGCCTCGTCGTCGGCACGACGCTCACGACGCGCACCGAGGAGGTCTACCGGGCGCTGCTCGAGGCCACCGCGTTCGGCACGCGCAAGATCGTCGAGACCTTCGCCGCGTCCGGCGTCCCCGTCACCGAGTTCATCGTCGCGGGCGGCCTGCTGAAGAACGCGTTCCTCATGCAGGCGTACAGCGACATCCTGCGCCTGCCCATCTCGGTCATCACGAGCGAGCAGGGCCCGGCGCTCGGATCCGCCATCCACGCCGCCGTCGCCGCGGGCGCCTACCCGGACGTGCGCGTCGCGGGCGACGCCATGGGCAAGGTCGAGCGCGGCAGGTACCAGCCGAGCGAGGAGCGCGCGCTCGCCTACGACCGCCTCTACGAGGAGTACTCGACGCTGCACGACTACTTCGGCCGCGGCGCCAACGACGTCATGAAGCGCCTCAAGTCGCTGAAGAGGGAGGCCCGCGCGTGA
- a CDS encoding LacI family DNA-binding transcriptional regulator translates to MMTTETPRGRAPSIRDVARLAGVSHQTVSRVLNDSPSLRAETRQRVLDVMEQLQYRPNRAARALVTSRSRTIGVLTSQSSQYGPASSIAAIEAAAREAGYLVTTCNLASSDEAAIKDALGHLVDQAVEGLVVVAPQVRVRDVIASMSLDVPYVTMQTAGRDTAPDLSVDQIAGARLATRHLLDLGHRDIYHLAGPQDWMEAEARMRGFLDAMSAAEVPTTAPILGDWTAEFGFYAGREMLRLRDFTAIFSSNDQMALGLIHAVRDAGLDVPRDVSIVGFDDIPEAAHFWPPLTTVRQDFAEVGRRCVALLLDGMGGSGERYSGTIMPELVVRASSGPPST, encoded by the coding sequence ATGATGACGACGGAGACGCCGCGCGGCAGGGCGCCGAGCATCCGCGACGTCGCGCGCCTCGCCGGGGTCTCGCACCAGACGGTCTCGCGCGTGCTCAACGACTCGCCCTCGCTCCGCGCGGAGACGCGCCAGCGCGTGCTCGACGTGATGGAGCAGCTCCAGTACCGGCCCAACCGCGCGGCCCGTGCGCTCGTCACCAGCCGGTCGCGGACCATCGGCGTGCTCACGTCGCAGAGCTCCCAGTACGGCCCCGCCTCCTCCATCGCGGCGATCGAGGCCGCCGCCCGCGAGGCCGGCTACCTGGTCACCACCTGCAACCTGGCGTCGTCCGACGAGGCCGCGATCAAGGACGCGCTCGGCCACCTCGTCGACCAGGCCGTCGAGGGGCTCGTGGTCGTCGCCCCGCAGGTGCGCGTGCGCGACGTCATCGCGAGCATGTCGCTCGACGTGCCGTACGTCACGATGCAGACCGCCGGCCGCGACACGGCGCCCGACCTCTCGGTCGACCAGATCGCGGGCGCGCGCCTGGCCACGCGCCACCTGCTCGACCTGGGCCACCGGGACATCTACCACCTCGCGGGACCCCAGGACTGGATGGAGGCGGAGGCCCGCATGCGCGGCTTCCTCGACGCCATGTCCGCCGCGGAGGTGCCCACCACCGCGCCGATCCTCGGCGACTGGACCGCGGAGTTCGGCTTCTACGCCGGTCGCGAGATGCTGCGCCTCCGCGACTTCACGGCGATCTTCTCCAGCAACGACCAGATGGCCCTCGGCCTCATCCACGCCGTGCGCGACGCCGGCCTCGACGTCCCGCGCGACGTCAGCATCGTCGGGTTCGACGACATCCCGGAGGCCGCGCACTTCTGGCCGCCGCTCACGACCGTCCGCCAGGACTTCGCCGAGGTCGGCCGCCGCTGCGTCGCGCTGCTGCTCGACGGCATGGGGGGATCGGGCGAGCGGTACAGCGGCACGATCATGCCCGAGCTCGTCGTCCGCGCGTCCTCCGGACCGCCCTCGACGTGA
- a CDS encoding RNase H family protein, protein MTITAAADGSALGNPGPAGWAWYVDDEHWAAGGWPHATNNQGELKAVLELFRATAHLDDELLVLCDSQYVINSVTKWMPGWKRKGWRKGDGKPVLNVELLKEIDAEIQGRRYRFEWVKGHADHPLNEAADDRARAVATAFQGRRPIPEGPGWAGHDADDATGTASPDDATESAAVEADAERAADPVTAAAEEMEAEVPVQPGLFDFDAFDEEIAPEPGDTTLTIALDRDTMARLTAHARERGVSVDEAVRELLP, encoded by the coding sequence GTGACGATCACCGCCGCGGCAGACGGATCCGCGCTCGGCAACCCCGGACCCGCCGGCTGGGCCTGGTACGTCGACGACGAGCACTGGGCCGCGGGCGGATGGCCGCATGCGACCAACAACCAGGGCGAGCTCAAGGCGGTGCTCGAGCTCTTCCGCGCCACCGCGCACCTCGACGACGAGCTGCTCGTGCTGTGCGACAGCCAGTACGTCATCAACTCGGTCACCAAGTGGATGCCCGGGTGGAAGCGCAAGGGCTGGCGGAAGGGCGACGGCAAGCCGGTGCTCAACGTCGAGCTGCTCAAGGAGATCGACGCCGAGATCCAGGGCCGCCGCTACCGCTTCGAGTGGGTCAAGGGGCACGCGGACCACCCGCTCAACGAGGCCGCGGACGACCGCGCCCGCGCGGTGGCCACCGCGTTCCAGGGCCGGCGCCCGATCCCCGAGGGGCCGGGCTGGGCGGGCCACGACGCCGACGACGCGACCGGCACCGCCTCCCCCGACGACGCGACGGAGTCCGCCGCGGTCGAGGCCGACGCCGAACGCGCGGCCGACCCCGTGACCGCCGCGGCGGAGGAGATGGAGGCCGAGGTCCCCGTGCAGCCCGGCCTGTTCGACTTCGACGCGTTCGACGAGGAGATCGCGCCCGAGCCCGGCGACACGACCCTCACCATCGCGCTGGACCGCGACACGATGGCCCGCCTCACCGCCCACGCGCGCGAGCGCGGGGTGAGCGTGGACGAGGCCGTGCGCGAGCTCCTGCCCTGA